The proteins below are encoded in one region of Paenacidovorax monticola:
- the meaB gene encoding methylmalonyl Co-A mutase-associated GTPase MeaB, with protein sequence MIPEALRDGVLNGSAAVQRRAMSKAITLLESTRADHRAQGDALLTALLPHTGRAFRLGISGVPGVGKSTFIEALGLYLIGQGHRVAVLTIDPSSTVSGGSILGDKTRMEHLSVHERAYIRPSPSSGTLGGVAEKTREAMLVCEAAGYDVVIVETVGVGQSETAVAGMTDMFVLLQLPNAGDDLQAIKKGVMEIADLVVINKADIDKNAATRAQAQITSSLRLLGLHGNPEHAHHDASLWHPRVVQMSALLGEGVDTFWAAVSEFRQLQTANGRLAARREKQALAWMWERIDAGLKQAFRQHPQVRELLPQLQQDVAAGRIAASTAARNLLAAQSGQALEATN encoded by the coding sequence GTGATCCCTGAGGCACTGCGGGACGGGGTGCTGAACGGCAGCGCGGCTGTGCAGCGCCGTGCCATGTCCAAGGCCATCACGCTGCTCGAATCCACGCGCGCCGACCACCGCGCGCAGGGCGATGCGCTGCTCACGGCCCTGCTGCCGCACACGGGCCGTGCGTTCCGCCTGGGGATCAGCGGTGTGCCGGGCGTGGGCAAGAGCACCTTCATCGAGGCGCTGGGCCTGTACCTCATCGGCCAGGGCCACCGCGTGGCCGTGCTCACCATCGACCCGTCGAGCACGGTGTCGGGTGGCTCCATCCTGGGCGACAAGACACGCATGGAGCACCTCTCGGTGCACGAGCGCGCCTACATCCGGCCCAGCCCGAGCAGCGGCACCCTGGGCGGCGTGGCCGAGAAGACGCGCGAGGCCATGCTGGTGTGCGAGGCCGCGGGCTACGACGTGGTGATCGTCGAGACGGTGGGCGTGGGCCAGAGCGAGACGGCCGTGGCCGGCATGACCGACATGTTTGTGCTGCTGCAGCTGCCCAACGCGGGCGACGACCTGCAGGCCATCAAGAAGGGCGTGATGGAGATCGCCGATCTGGTGGTCATCAACAAGGCCGACATCGACAAGAACGCCGCCACGCGCGCCCAGGCGCAGATCACCTCCAGCCTGCGCCTGCTGGGCCTGCACGGCAACCCCGAGCACGCCCACCACGACGCCAGTCTGTGGCACCCCAGGGTGGTGCAGATGAGCGCGCTGCTGGGCGAGGGGGTGGACACCTTCTGGGCCGCCGTGAGCGAATTCCGCCAGCTCCAGACCGCCAACGGCCGCCTGGCCGCGCGCCGCGAGAAGCAGGCCCTGGCCTGGATGTGGGAGCGCATCGACGCGGGTCTCAAGCAGGCATTCCGCCAGCATCCGCAGGTGCGCGAGCTGCTGCCCCAGCTGCAGCAGGACGTGGCGGCAGGGCGTATCGCGGCTTCCACAGCAGCAAGAAATCTGCTCGCAGCGCAATCAGGACAGGCGCTAGAAGCTACCAATTAA
- a CDS encoding PH domain-containing protein, with protein sequence MDAWLFAIGPIAGLAAASVALPLALQSHAGLDVAVAAAVVLLTLLLPLWLLLDTNYTMTEDELRVRSGPFRWRIALGDVREVSPSRSWISSPALSLDRLRIRYGAGRSILVSPREKQRFVDSLRQRCPAVLVTGF encoded by the coding sequence GTGGATGCATGGCTCTTTGCCATCGGCCCCATCGCGGGCCTGGCCGCGGCCTCCGTGGCGCTGCCGTTGGCCCTGCAGTCGCATGCAGGACTGGATGTGGCGGTGGCTGCGGCGGTTGTGCTGCTCACGCTGCTCCTTCCCTTGTGGCTGCTGCTGGATACCAACTACACGATGACGGAGGACGAGTTGCGCGTTCGCAGCGGCCCGTTCCGCTGGCGCATCGCCCTGGGCGATGTGCGCGAGGTCTCGCCGTCGCGTAGCTGGATTTCGTCGCCCGCGCTGTCGCTGGACCGCCTGCGCATCCGCTACGGCGCCGGCCGCAGCATTCTCGTGTCTCCGCGCGAGAAGCAGCGCTTTGTCGACAGCCTGCGCCAGCGCTGTCCTGCCGTTTTAGTTACTGGTTTTTGA
- a CDS encoding acetyl-CoA carboxylase biotin carboxylase subunit has product MFTKILIANRGEIACRVIATARKMGIKTVAVYSDADKEARHVKLADEAVRIGAAPSRESYLLADKIIEACKQTGAQAVHPGYGFLSENEAFAKRCEDEGIAFIGPKAHSIAAMGDKIASKKLANEARVNTIPGYNDAISGPEQAVEIAKDIGYPVMIKASAGGGGKGLRVAFNDKEAFEGFASCQNEARNSFGDDRIFIEKFVQEPRHIEIQILGDSHGNVIYLNERECSIQRRHQKVIEEAPSPFISDATRKAMGEQAVALAKAVKYQSAGTVEFVVGKDQDFYFLEMNTRLQVEHPVTECITGLDLVEQMIRVAAGEKLSITQADVKRDGWAIECRINAEDPFRNFLPSTGRLVRFQPPEETMFQADTGRKLGVRVDTGVYEGGEIPMYYDSMIAKLIVHGTDRNDAIAKMRAALNGFVIRGISSNIPFQAALLAHPKFVTGQFNTGFIAENYGKGFHAEDVPHDDPLFLVALAAYMNRRYRARASRISGQLAGHEVRVGEAFTVVVLGAEGQNQHHEVSVTDFEDKSGASAVSVGGKSYQITSTAGLGQIRVQGSCNGQGFTAQVERGTGKNPLALRIAHNGTQIDALVLSPLGARLHQLMPYKAPPDLSKFLLSPMPGLLVDVAVQPGQKVQAGEKLAVIEAMKMENILFATQDGVVGKITAGKGESLAVDQVILEFQ; this is encoded by the coding sequence ATGTTCACCAAAATCCTGATCGCCAACCGCGGTGAAATCGCCTGCCGCGTCATCGCCACCGCCCGCAAGATGGGCATCAAGACCGTGGCCGTCTACTCCGACGCCGACAAGGAAGCGCGCCACGTCAAGCTGGCTGACGAGGCCGTGCGCATCGGCGCCGCGCCCTCGCGCGAGTCTTACCTGCTGGCCGACAAGATCATCGAGGCCTGCAAGCAGACCGGCGCGCAGGCCGTGCACCCCGGCTACGGCTTCCTGTCGGAGAACGAGGCCTTCGCCAAGCGCTGCGAGGACGAGGGCATCGCCTTCATCGGCCCCAAGGCGCATTCGATCGCGGCCATGGGCGACAAGATCGCGTCCAAGAAGCTCGCCAACGAGGCCAGGGTCAACACCATTCCGGGCTACAACGATGCCATTTCCGGCCCCGAGCAGGCCGTGGAGATCGCCAAGGACATCGGCTACCCCGTGATGATCAAGGCCTCGGCCGGCGGCGGCGGCAAGGGCCTGCGCGTGGCCTTCAACGACAAGGAGGCCTTCGAAGGCTTCGCGAGCTGCCAGAACGAGGCTCGCAACAGCTTCGGCGACGACCGCATCTTCATCGAGAAGTTCGTGCAGGAGCCGCGCCACATCGAGATCCAGATCCTGGGCGACAGCCACGGCAACGTGATCTACCTGAACGAGCGCGAGTGCTCCATCCAGCGCCGCCACCAGAAGGTGATCGAGGAGGCGCCGTCGCCCTTCATCAGCGACGCCACGCGCAAGGCCATGGGCGAGCAGGCCGTGGCCCTGGCCAAGGCCGTGAAGTACCAGTCGGCCGGCACGGTGGAGTTCGTGGTCGGCAAGGACCAGGACTTCTACTTCCTGGAGATGAACACCCGCCTGCAGGTGGAGCACCCGGTGACCGAGTGCATCACGGGCCTGGACCTGGTGGAGCAGATGATCCGCGTGGCGGCCGGCGAGAAGCTGTCCATCACCCAGGCCGATGTGAAGCGTGACGGCTGGGCCATCGAGTGCCGCATCAACGCCGAGGACCCGTTCCGCAACTTCCTGCCCTCCACGGGCCGCCTCGTGCGCTTCCAGCCGCCCGAGGAGACGATGTTCCAGGCCGACACCGGCAGGAAGCTCGGCGTGCGCGTGGACACAGGCGTGTACGAAGGCGGCGAGATCCCGATGTACTACGACTCGATGATCGCCAAGCTCATCGTGCACGGCACCGACCGCAACGACGCCATCGCCAAGATGCGCGCCGCGCTCAACGGCTTCGTGATCCGCGGCATCAGCAGCAACATCCCGTTCCAGGCCGCGCTGCTGGCGCATCCCAAGTTCGTCACGGGCCAGTTCAACACCGGCTTCATCGCCGAGAACTACGGCAAGGGCTTCCACGCCGAGGACGTGCCGCACGACGACCCGCTGTTCCTCGTGGCGCTGGCCGCCTACATGAACCGCCGCTACCGCGCGCGCGCCTCCAGGATCTCGGGCCAGCTCGCGGGCCACGAGGTCCGGGTGGGCGAGGCCTTCACCGTGGTGGTGCTGGGCGCCGAGGGCCAGAACCAGCACCACGAGGTGTCGGTGACCGATTTTGAGGACAAATCGGGCGCCAGCGCAGTCAGCGTGGGCGGCAAGAGCTATCAAATCACGAGCACGGCGGGCCTGGGCCAGATCCGCGTGCAGGGCAGTTGCAACGGCCAGGGCTTCACGGCCCAGGTGGAGCGCGGCACGGGCAAGAACCCGCTGGCGCTGCGCATCGCGCACAACGGCACGCAGATCGACGCGCTCGTGCTGTCGCCGCTGGGCGCGCGCCTGCACCAGCTCATGCCCTACAAGGCGCCGCCGGACCTGTCGAAGTTCCTGCTCTCGCCCATGCCGGGCCTGCTGGTGGACGTGGCCGTGCAGCCGGGCCAGAAGGTGCAGGCCGGCGAAAAGCTCGCCGTGATCGAGGCGATGAAGATGGAGAACATCCTCTTCGCCACGCAGGATGGCGTGGTGGGCAAGATCACCGCGGGCAAGGGTGAGTCGCTGGCGGTGGATCAGGTCATCCTGGAATTCCAGTGA
- a CDS encoding YdcF family protein, protein MPRPPAQASRQRGWPWQRKALALLAGVLLGDGLALMAAGYFSMGVTVPGALGLAGGLLAWRWHPVHAWLGLRPWHRRLWHAGWWLLAAWVASVAAFCAVLAWRSQAYDNAAARMPLQAIIVLGSGTPQGRPSPALQARLDKARAVAAAHPSAWVVVSGGVDFGETLSEGRVMGDYLRARGVAPERILQEERSTSTDLNLQYSLPLLQAKGLGLDAATGLVTSDFHTLRAERIARKIGYTRAIPIAAPTPLYIRCNAWLREYFATASSWVLNEV, encoded by the coding sequence GTGCCCCGGCCGCCGGCACAGGCCTCTCGCCAGCGCGGCTGGCCGTGGCAGCGCAAGGCGCTTGCGCTGCTGGCGGGCGTGCTGCTGGGCGACGGCCTGGCACTCATGGCGGCCGGCTATTTCTCGATGGGCGTGACCGTTCCCGGCGCGCTGGGGCTTGCCGGGGGGCTGCTGGCATGGCGCTGGCACCCCGTCCATGCATGGCTCGGCTTGCGGCCCTGGCATCGCCGCCTGTGGCATGCGGGCTGGTGGCTGCTGGCGGCGTGGGTGGCCAGCGTCGCGGCATTCTGCGCTGTGCTGGCCTGGCGGTCGCAGGCCTACGACAACGCCGCAGCCCGCATGCCGCTGCAGGCCATCATCGTGCTGGGAAGCGGCACGCCCCAGGGGCGGCCATCGCCGGCGCTGCAGGCCCGCCTGGACAAGGCACGCGCAGTGGCGGCGGCCCATCCCTCGGCCTGGGTGGTGGTCTCCGGCGGGGTCGATTTTGGCGAGACGCTGAGCGAAGGCCGGGTCATGGGCGACTACCTGCGTGCACGGGGCGTGGCGCCCGAGCGCATCCTGCAGGAAGAGCGCAGCACCAGCACCGACCTGAATCTGCAGTACAGCCTGCCGCTGCTGCAGGCGAAGGGGCTGGGCCTGGATGCCGCCACCGGCTTGGTGACCAGCGATTTCCATACGCTGCGTGCCGAGCGCATCGCCCGCAAGATCGGGTACACCCGGGCCATTCCCATCGCGGCGCCAACGCCGCTCTACATCCGCTGCAACGCCTGGCTGCGCGAGTACTTCGCCACCGCAAGCAGCTGGGTGCTCAACGAAGTGTGA
- a CDS encoding VOC family protein → MTISSRPFKVLGIQQVAIGGTDKQRMKTLWVDMLGLAQTGTFQSERENVDEDILAMGQGPYKVEVDIMQPLDIDKKPAVHTTPLNHIGLWIDDLPKAVEWLTAQGVRFAPGGIRKGAAGYDITFLHPKSNDEFPIAGEGVLIELVQAPPEVIAALG, encoded by the coding sequence ATGACCATTAGCTCCCGTCCTTTCAAAGTTCTCGGCATCCAGCAGGTCGCCATCGGCGGCACCGACAAGCAGCGCATGAAGACCCTGTGGGTGGACATGCTGGGCCTGGCGCAGACCGGCACCTTCCAAAGCGAGCGCGAGAACGTGGACGAGGACATCCTCGCCATGGGCCAGGGCCCCTACAAGGTCGAAGTGGACATCATGCAGCCGCTCGACATCGACAAGAAGCCCGCCGTGCACACCACGCCGCTCAACCACATCGGCCTGTGGATCGACGATCTGCCCAAGGCGGTGGAATGGCTCACGGCCCAGGGCGTGCGCTTCGCGCCGGGTGGCATCCGCAAGGGGGCGGCGGGCTACGACATCACCTTCCTGCACCCCAAGAGCAACGACGAGTTCCCCATCGCGGGCGAGGGGGTGCTCATCGAGCTGGTGCAGGCGCCGCCCGAGGTTATTGCGGCCCTGGGCTGA
- a CDS encoding YiiD C-terminal domain-containing protein produces the protein MAAMAPSELERYLHEHIPLSRAMAVEVVSADPDGVLLRAPLAPNINHRDTVFGGSASALSILAAWSLLHQRLWAEGLESRLVIQRNTTEYEQPIAGAFLARSALLEPQQWPQFTRMLARKGKARIAVASVLSGEDGVPAGRLVGEFVALDAGQAA, from the coding sequence ATGGCTGCGATGGCTCCGAGCGAACTCGAGCGCTACCTCCATGAGCACATCCCGCTGTCGCGCGCCATGGCGGTGGAAGTGGTGTCGGCGGACCCCGACGGCGTGCTGCTGCGCGCGCCGCTGGCGCCTAACATCAACCACCGGGACACGGTCTTTGGCGGCAGCGCCTCGGCGCTGTCCATCCTCGCGGCCTGGTCCCTGCTGCACCAGCGGCTGTGGGCCGAAGGCCTGGAAAGCCGCCTGGTGATCCAGCGCAACACCACGGAATACGAGCAGCCCATCGCGGGCGCGTTTCTGGCCCGCTCGGCGCTGCTGGAGCCGCAGCAGTGGCCGCAGTTCACCCGCATGCTCGCGCGCAAGGGCAAGGCGCGCATCGCCGTCGCATCGGTGCTCTCCGGCGAGGACGGTGTCCCGGCGGGGCGCCTTGTGGGGGAGTTCGTGGCGCTGGACGCGGGCCAGGCGGCCTGA